In Streptomyces sp. NBC_00091, the following proteins share a genomic window:
- a CDS encoding extracellular solute-binding protein codes for MASTPPSRRSFLALSGLTALSVSLTAACGGGDSGSMPTAGGKVTFAWWNIATTEPGKSLFPQISSAFTAAHPNITIKTTSLENEAFKSKLTATTSSGKLPDVFQTWGGGVLRQQVDAGLVEDLTDVFGWSSELTPVSLQAYQFEGRTYGVPYDVGMVGFWYNKKLFAKAGIAAPPATWAELLEDVKKLKAAGVTPIALAGKEKWPGHYYWAYLAMRVAGLPALQQAATAKDFTGAGFVQAGTHLKELVDLQPFQTAFLGAGYATPGGQAATMGNGKAAMELMGQWGPSVQKDAGADLGADLGFFPFPTVDGGVGRATDVFGGGGGFALRKGASKEALDFLKFFVLDNQSKLLASNGYLPVVKGAESQLTDPNRKVVADSLVKATGFQLFLDQAYPPAVGQEVNDSVADLIAGKKTPEQVTKSITEAAKGA; via the coding sequence ATGGCCAGCACACCCCCGAGCCGACGAAGCTTCCTGGCGCTCTCGGGCCTGACCGCTCTGTCCGTCTCGCTGACCGCGGCCTGTGGCGGCGGGGACTCCGGCTCGATGCCGACGGCCGGCGGCAAGGTGACCTTCGCGTGGTGGAACATCGCCACGACGGAGCCGGGGAAGTCCCTCTTCCCGCAGATTTCCTCGGCGTTCACGGCCGCCCACCCGAACATCACGATCAAGACGACCTCGTTGGAGAACGAGGCGTTCAAGTCCAAGCTGACCGCCACCACCTCTTCGGGAAAGCTCCCCGACGTCTTCCAGACCTGGGGCGGCGGCGTTCTGCGGCAGCAGGTCGACGCGGGGCTGGTCGAGGACCTCACCGACGTGTTCGGCTGGTCGTCCGAGCTCACCCCGGTCTCGCTGCAGGCCTATCAGTTCGAGGGCCGGACCTACGGGGTGCCCTACGACGTCGGCATGGTCGGCTTCTGGTACAACAAGAAGCTCTTCGCCAAGGCCGGGATCGCCGCTCCGCCGGCCACCTGGGCCGAGCTCCTGGAAGACGTCAAGAAGCTCAAGGCGGCGGGCGTCACTCCGATCGCCCTCGCGGGCAAGGAGAAATGGCCCGGCCACTACTACTGGGCCTACCTCGCAATGCGCGTCGCAGGCCTCCCCGCGCTGCAGCAGGCCGCGACCGCCAAGGACTTCACCGGCGCGGGCTTCGTCCAGGCAGGCACCCACCTCAAGGAGCTGGTCGACCTCCAGCCGTTCCAGACTGCCTTCCTCGGCGCCGGCTACGCCACCCCCGGCGGCCAGGCCGCGACCATGGGCAACGGCAAGGCCGCCATGGAGCTGATGGGGCAGTGGGGGCCGTCGGTGCAGAAGGACGCGGGCGCCGACCTCGGCGCGGACCTGGGCTTCTTCCCCTTCCCCACGGTCGACGGCGGGGTCGGTCGGGCCACCGACGTGTTCGGCGGTGGCGGTGGCTTCGCGCTGCGCAAGGGTGCGTCGAAGGAGGCGCTGGACTTCCTGAAGTTCTTCGTTCTGGACAACCAGTCCAAGCTGCTGGCCTCCAACGGCTACCTGCCGGTGGTCAAGGGCGCGGAGAGCCAGCTCACCGACCCCAACAGGAAGGTGGTGGCCGACAGCCTGGTCAAGGCGACGGGCTTCCAGCTCTTCCTCGACCAGGCCTACCCGCCGGCGGTCGGCCAGGAGGTCAACGACAGCGTCGCCGACCTCATCGCGGGCAAGAAGACGCCCGAGCAGGTCACCAAGTCGATCACCGAGGCTGCGAAGGGTGCCTAG
- a CDS encoding carbohydrate ABC transporter permease: protein MNARRTTRGLSLHAVVWLIGAFVVVPLVYAVISGFKSTGELTTNPFGLPEHWKTGNYTGILGDGMFWRQIANSAGIAIGTACCTVAVSAMAAFVLARYAFRGRELFYTLFTIGLMFPFAVAVLPLFLLLRNFDLLDNPLGVILPQAAFGLPMTIIILRGFFRTVPAEVEEAAVMDGCGKFRFFWKILLPMARPALGTVSVLAIVASWNNFFLPLLVFNDPKWQTIPVGVQQFQGQYSTDYALVLAYIVLAMVPALAFYAVAERQLIGGLTAGATKG, encoded by the coding sequence ATGAACGCCCGCAGAACGACCCGCGGCCTGTCGCTGCACGCCGTGGTCTGGCTGATCGGCGCGTTCGTCGTCGTGCCGCTGGTCTACGCGGTGATCTCCGGGTTCAAGAGCACCGGCGAGCTGACGACCAACCCGTTCGGGCTGCCGGAGCACTGGAAGACCGGCAACTACACCGGCATTCTCGGCGACGGAATGTTCTGGCGGCAGATCGCCAACAGTGCGGGCATCGCGATCGGCACGGCATGCTGCACGGTGGCGGTCTCCGCGATGGCGGCGTTCGTACTGGCCCGCTACGCCTTCCGGGGCAGGGAGCTGTTCTACACGCTGTTCACGATCGGGCTGATGTTCCCGTTCGCGGTGGCCGTCCTGCCGCTGTTCCTGCTGCTGCGCAACTTCGACCTGCTCGACAACCCGCTCGGAGTGATCCTCCCGCAGGCGGCCTTCGGGCTCCCCATGACGATCATCATTCTGCGCGGGTTCTTCCGGACCGTCCCGGCAGAGGTCGAGGAGGCGGCCGTCATGGACGGCTGCGGCAAGTTCCGCTTCTTCTGGAAGATCCTGCTGCCGATGGCGCGTCCGGCGCTCGGCACGGTTTCGGTGCTGGCGATCGTCGCGAGCTGGAACAACTTCTTCCTGCCGCTGCTGGTGTTCAACGACCCGAAATGGCAGACGATCCCGGTCGGCGTCCAGCAGTTCCAGGGCCAGTACTCGACCGACTACGCGCTCGTCCTCGCCTACATCGTGCTCGCGATGGTCCCCGCCCTCGCCTTCTACGCCGTCGCCGAGCGGCAGCTGATCGGCGGACTGACCGCGGGCGCCACCAAGGGCTGA
- a CDS encoding carbohydrate ABC transporter permease encodes MGSWASVAWFLVPALVLFLVFVLAPIAVAVYTGFFKWGGVGPLEEFVGFGNYATLFRDQVFLGDLERGLYLITLSITVQLPFALFTAVLLNQRLRGRAVYRMLFFAPYILSEVVTAVLFTMIFLPGGGMADHLAGALGLEGLQGKWLADPSTVMPTLFVVMTWKYFGFHMMLFLAGLQSIPGEILEAASIDGAGAWQRFRHVTLPLLGPTIRISVFLSVIGAIQLFDLVWVMTAGGPNHSSETMAISMFQFGFKRYQVGYASAISVVLFMISLVFSLFYQRYVLRRDLSGAVTTGGGR; translated from the coding sequence CTGGGAAGCTGGGCGTCCGTCGCCTGGTTCCTCGTCCCGGCTCTGGTCCTCTTCCTCGTCTTCGTCCTCGCCCCCATCGCGGTCGCCGTCTACACCGGCTTCTTCAAGTGGGGCGGGGTCGGCCCCCTGGAGGAGTTCGTCGGCTTCGGGAACTACGCCACCCTCTTCCGGGATCAGGTCTTCCTCGGCGATCTGGAGCGCGGGCTGTACCTGATCACGCTGTCGATCACGGTGCAGTTGCCGTTCGCGCTGTTCACCGCCGTCCTGCTCAACCAGAGGCTGCGCGGCCGGGCCGTCTACCGGATGCTGTTCTTCGCGCCGTACATCCTGTCCGAAGTGGTCACGGCGGTCCTCTTCACGATGATCTTCCTTCCCGGTGGCGGCATGGCCGACCATCTCGCGGGCGCCCTCGGCCTGGAGGGGCTGCAGGGCAAGTGGCTCGCCGATCCCTCGACGGTCATGCCGACCCTGTTCGTGGTCATGACCTGGAAGTACTTCGGGTTCCACATGATGCTCTTCCTCGCCGGGCTGCAAAGCATCCCGGGCGAGATCCTCGAGGCAGCCTCCATCGACGGCGCCGGCGCCTGGCAGCGCTTCCGGCACGTGACGCTGCCGTTGCTCGGCCCGACGATCCGGATCAGCGTCTTCCTTTCGGTCATCGGCGCCATCCAGCTCTTCGACCTCGTCTGGGTCATGACCGCGGGCGGGCCCAACCACTCCTCCGAGACGATGGCGATCTCGATGTTCCAGTTCGGGTTCAAGCGCTACCAGGTCGGCTACGCCAGTGCGATCAGCGTGGTCCTGTTCATGATCAGTCTGGTCTTCTCCCTCTTCTACCAGCGGTACGTTCTGCGCCGTGACCTGAGCGGGGCCGTCACCACGGGAGGTGGCCGATGA
- a CDS encoding LacI family DNA-binding transcriptional regulator, whose amino-acid sequence MSEQRPTLALIAAEAGVSQATVSKVVNGRSDVAPSTRERIEGLLRSHNYLHPGGQARARRSGLVDLIIGGLDSAWAVEILRGVEAECAQRSVGTVVSLVPPGEATPSSWAALPVLHHSDGVILVTASVTQAQRAQVEQAGVALVVIDPIDLPGNGVPSIGATNWAGGLAATEHLLELGHRRIGAIGGRKEMLCSQARIDGYRAALERAGIEVDRDLIRFGDFQHEGGFQRARELLALPEPPTAIFAGSDQQAMGVYEAARQGGLSIPQDLSVVGFDDLPMCEWLSPPLTTVRQPLEEMGRLAARTLFQLLDGQPLVSPRMELSTELKVRLSTAPPRL is encoded by the coding sequence TTGAGCGAGCAGCGTCCGACCCTGGCCCTCATCGCCGCGGAGGCAGGGGTCTCCCAGGCCACCGTGTCGAAGGTGGTCAACGGCCGCTCCGATGTCGCACCCTCGACACGCGAACGGATCGAGGGCCTGCTGCGCTCCCACAACTACCTCCACCCCGGCGGGCAGGCCAGGGCCCGCAGGTCCGGCCTGGTCGACCTGATCATCGGTGGTCTGGACAGCGCGTGGGCGGTGGAGATCCTGCGCGGCGTCGAGGCCGAGTGCGCCCAGCGGAGCGTCGGCACCGTCGTGTCGCTCGTCCCGCCGGGCGAAGCCACGCCGTCGAGCTGGGCCGCCCTGCCGGTCCTGCACCACAGCGACGGCGTCATCCTCGTCACCGCCTCGGTCACCCAAGCCCAGCGTGCCCAGGTCGAACAGGCCGGGGTGGCGCTGGTGGTCATCGACCCGATCGACCTGCCGGGCAACGGCGTGCCGAGCATCGGCGCGACCAACTGGGCGGGCGGCCTCGCCGCCACGGAGCACCTGCTGGAGCTGGGGCACCGCCGGATCGGCGCGATCGGCGGGCGCAAGGAGATGCTCTGCAGTCAGGCCCGCATCGACGGATACCGCGCCGCGCTGGAGCGGGCCGGGATCGAGGTCGACCGCGACCTGATCCGGTTCGGCGACTTCCAGCACGAGGGCGGGTTCCAGCGCGCACGGGAACTGCTCGCCCTTCCCGAGCCGCCGACCGCCATCTTCGCCGGCAGCGACCAGCAGGCGATGGGCGTCTACGAAGCCGCCCGGCAGGGCGGGCTGAGCATCCCCCAGGACCTCAGCGTGGTCGGCTTCGACGACCTGCCGATGTGCGAATGGCTGTCACCGCCGCTGACGACGGTGCGCCAGCCGCTGGAGGAGATGGGCCGGCTCGCCGCCCGCACACTCTTCCAGCTCCTGGACGGTCAGCCCCTGGTCAGCCCCCGGATGGAGCTCTCGACCGAGCTCAAGGTCAGGCTCTCCACCGCCCCGCCCCGTCTCTAG